From a single Raphanus sativus cultivar WK10039 chromosome 3, ASM80110v3, whole genome shotgun sequence genomic region:
- the LOC108844168 gene encoding zinc finger protein CONSTANS-LIKE 10, which produces MYADSGLMLSYMHNCPPDFQQIEDLFKSYKLSDDEMKNAFAKSTNISEYDIGEEGDLFKAPDPILEEPILAVDPLSAALTMISRGDDSSQGLCELPDLGSLQSGQELLDKAFYECEQDLMMKSAMESRFSDVLDVKNISIVTTAIDENQDLQKSVSLENLSSMDWSQHARQKEAVVVQNFPDFAQLDYDSVFGMRRAFSEGDIQKLGTCHFQSPLDMVIVSCTSDDRREKLSRYRNKKSRRNFGRKIKYACRKALADSQPRIRGRFAKTEERK; this is translated from the exons ATGTATGCAGATTCTGGGTTAATGCTCAGTTACATGCATAATTGTCCACCAGATTTTCAACAGATTGAAGACCTCTTCAAATCATACAAGCTCTCTGATGATGAAATG aaaaACGCTTTTGCTAAGTCAACAAACATATCTGAGTATGATAtaggagaagaaggagatctATTCAAAGCTCCTGATCCAATTCTTGAAGAGCCAATCTTAGCCGTTGATCCACTCTCAGCTGCTTTGACAATGATCTCTCGCGGAGACGACTCTTCGCAAGGGCTTTGTGAGCTTCCTGACCTAGGGTCGTTGCAGAGTGGCCAAGAGCTTCTTGACAAAGCCTTTTATGAATGTGAGCAAGATCTCATGATGAAATCTGCTATGGAGTCTAGATTCTCTGACGTTTTGGACGTCAAGAACATCTCTATCGTGACGACGGCTATCGATGAGAACCAGGATTTGCAGAAGAGTGTTAGCTTGGAGAACTTGAGCTCTATGGACTGGTCACAGCATGCACGTCAAAAAGAAGCTGTTGTGGTTCAGAACTTCCCTGACTTTGCTCAGTTGGATTATGATTCTGTTTTTGGGATGCGACGAGCGTTTAGTGAAGGCGACATACAG AAACTTGGGACTTGCCACTTTCAGTCTCCACTGGATATGGTTATTGTGAGCTGTACTTCAGATGATCGTCGTGAGAAGCTGTCTCGATACAGGAACAAGAAGAGCAGACGAAACTTCGGGCGCAAAATCAAg taTGCTTGTAGGAAAGCTCTTGCAGATAGCCAACCAAGGATCCGAGGAAGGTTTGCCAAAACAGAGGAGAGGAAGTAG